The genomic region CCTGGGACTGTCACGCCAACCAGCAGACGCAGACCATCGACTCGACCTGGATGGCGCGCGTCAAACAGGTGGTGGACTACGCGTACAGCCAGGACATGTACGTCGTTCTGAACATCCATTGGGATGGCGGCTGGCTCGAGGAGCACCCTTTCTACTCGCACCAGGCTGCGAACAACCAGAAGCAGTGGAACTACTGGACCCAGATCGCCAACACGTTCCGCAACTACAACGAACGCATGCTGTTCGCCGGCACCAATGAAGTTCGCGCGAACTACGGTACGCCGACCACCGAGCACAACACCGTTCAACAGTCGTACAACCAGACATTCGTCGATGCCGTGCGCGCAACCGGCGGCAACAATGCGTCGCGCACGCTCATCGTGCAGACCTACAACACGAACGTGCAACACGGCCTCAACTTCTTCAACATGCCGTCGGACTCGATCGCCAACCGGCTCATGGTCGAGGTCCACTACTACGATCCGTTCCAGTACACGCTGGATCCGGAGGGGAGCTGTTGGTATTGGGGCTCGCCCTATCCTCCACAAAGCGATTGTTCCTGGGCCCAGGAGAGCTATGTCGACAGCCTCTTCTCGCAGGTTCGCGCCAGGTGGGTGGACAACGGCATCCCGGTGATCATCGGCGAGTACGGCGTCGAGTTTCGTTCGGGCATGAACCGGCAGTCGCGCGAGTACTACCTGGAATACATCAACCGCGCCGCCCGGCTCAATGGCATCAAGACCTTCTACTGGGATAACGGCACGGCCAATTTTGCGTTGTTCAACCGCTCCAATGGCTCGGTCGTCGATGCCGGTGCCCTCAACGCGATCAAGCGCGGTGCCGATTCCGGCCAGATCATTGCAAACGGTACGTATCGGGTGATTTCCCGACACAGCGGCAAGGCGCTCGACGTGAGCGGCCGCAGTACTGCCGACGGTGCAAACGTACTTCAGTGGACGTATGGCGGCGCCAACAACCAACGCTGGACGTTCACCCACCTCGGAAACAACACCTACCGGATCACTGGCGTTCAAAGCGGAAAGGCGTTGCAGGTAGCGAGCACATCGGCAGCGAATGGAACCAACGTGGACATTCGGACCTATACCGGCGCCAATAATCAGCGCTGGATTGTCTCGGCGACGAGCGGGGGCTTCTACCGGCTGTCACCGGTCAGCAGCACCGGCTCGGCGCTGGATGTCTCGGGCGTCTCTTCGTCCGATGGTGCAAACGTTCACCAGTGGGGCTGGTTGAATGGCAACAATCAGCAGTGGGCGATCCAGGCTCCCTGACCACCCTGGCGAGGATGTGGGATGTGAGTGGCGGTCACGGCTAGCGTCGTGACCGCCTTCTTGCTGATTCGCTTGCAGGCGTGAGGCAGTCGCCGCAGTGCGACGCCGAGGCCAGTCGTCCGGTCTGCAACCGTTGGCGAGAGATCGAGTCGTTCCCCCAACCGACGTTACCCGAGTGGCAGCATCACCGTCATGTCGTGGATGGGTGACACGATGAAGCCGTGTTTGAGGTAGAACGCCTTCGCTTCTTCATCGATGGCGTGGCACAGCAGCGCACGGGCGCCTATCTGTTCGCAGGTCTGCAACGTCCGTTGTACGGCATCCTTGAGCAACCCCTGTCCGATCCCTTGGCCAACCCAGTCCGCGTGCACAGCCAAGCGCCCCAACACGATGACCGGGATCGGACTAGGCATGTTGCGTCGGATGCGGCCGGGCACATCTCCATGTGACACCGCGCCGGCCGCCAGCGCGTAGTAGCCCACGACGTGCTGCTGCTCGTCACAGACGACGAAACACCTCGATGCGCCAGACGCCTGATTCTGGCGCGCCCGCTCCAACAGCCACTTTGTCAGTTCCGGTGCGCTGCAGCGGAAGTCGTCCAGCCGGTGCTCATCGTTGAGCGGGCTGGGGGCACTGAGCGGCAAGGCTCAGCGCTCCCAGGGCGCCGGGGTGCTCAACAGGCGGCGGATCGCCGCATTGTCCTCCAGGGGCGCATCGAGCTGGGCATTGAAGCGCTGCAGGGCCTGCCGGCTCAGGGCGAACCGGGTTTGGTCGGCCAACACTTCTCGCGCCTTATCGCACACGGCGTCCAGGATGAACTCCGTGCGGTTCATGCCGCTGACTTCCACGGCATGGTCGATCAGCGCCTGCTTGGCGGCAGGCGCGCGGAAATTGATGACCTTGCTGGTGGCGGCGCTCATGGCGAGTGCTCCTGTTCTGGTTGCCGGTCGTGCTGGCGTGGGGTGCTTCTGTATGGGCGCGCATATGTGGGCGCTTGTATGCACACTGTACATACATACCGGAAATTGCTCAACTGCAATTTCCGCAGCATTCAGTAGTCCGTGAACCCGAGCCGCCAGCCCAGGCCCGACCAGCGGCTGGCATGCCGCGCCAGCGCGGCTTCGATGATCCCGGCGCTGCCGGCCAGATGCAGTTCTCGGCGGGCGCGGGTGATGCCGGTGTAGACCAGCTCGCGCGAGAGCACGCGGGTGGAGCGCTCGGGCAGCAGCAGCCAGACTTCGTCGAATTCGGAGCCCTGCGCCTTGTGCACGGTCATGGCGAAGGCGCTTTCGTGGGCGGGCAGGGTGGCGGGGTGGAAGGGGCGCGGTTGCGATGGATCTTCACCGGGGAACCAGGCGACGAGGTGACCGTCGTCGTCGCGCAGGCAGATGCCGATGTCGCCGTTGAACAGGCGGTGGCGGTAGCTGTTCTGGGTGATCAGCAGCAGGCGGCCGTGGAAGTGGCCGGCGCCGCGGCCGCGCGAACCGCCTAGGCGGCTGCCGGACAGTATCGCTTCGACGCGGGCGTTGACGCTGCGTGCGCCCTGCGGGCCATCGCGCACGGCGGTGAGCAGGCGCAGGCGGGTGGCAAGGCGCAGCGCTTCGGCGGGACTGTCGGTCCGGGCCAGCGAGGTCCAGTGGGCGAGCAGGCGGTCGCGGTGGACTTGCAGCGGATCGGCGAGGTCTTCGTGGAAGTGCACGCCGGGCAGGGTGGCGCCGCGCAGCAGGTCGAGCGTGCTGGTGGCGTCGCCGGTGCGGACGGCGATGGCGAGCGGGGCCAGTTGCAGAGCGTCGTGCTGGCGGAAGCCACGGGTGAGGTGGACATGGCGGGCTGGGAAGGCGGGCGGGACATTGGAGACGGCTGCGGCCGACGCGGTGCCAAGCAGGGGTTGCAGCGCTTCGGCGTCGGCGGCGGTCAGGTGCGCGCCGTCGCCGGCCGCTAACAGGATGCCGGCCAGTACGTCGCCGGCTTCGACCGAGGGCAACTGGTCGGGGTCGCCGAGCAGGACCAGGCGCGCGCCGTCGGGCACGGCTTCGACCAGTTTGGTCATCAGCGGCAGGTCGATCATCGAGGCTTCGTCGACCACCACCACGTCCAGCGGCAGCGGGTGGTCGGCGTGGTGACGGA from Lysobacter alkalisoli harbors:
- a CDS encoding GNAT family N-acetyltransferase, yielding MPLSAPSPLNDEHRLDDFRCSAPELTKWLLERARQNQASGASRCFVVCDEQQHVVGYYALAAGAVSHGDVPGRIRRNMPSPIPVIVLGRLAVHADWVGQGIGQGLLKDAVQRTLQTCEQIGARALLCHAIDEEAKAFYLKHGFIVSPIHDMTVMLPLG
- a CDS encoding type II toxin-antitoxin system TacA family antitoxin produces the protein MSAATSKVINFRAPAAKQALIDHAVEVSGMNRTEFILDAVCDKAREVLADQTRFALSRQALQRFNAQLDAPLEDNAAIRRLLSTPAPWER
- a CDS encoding cellulase family glycosylhydrolase, with translation MTRLPMLASKLLHSGSLCDGSNRQRQAPQRQLMAWRISQIVLIETFGGFMSNRKPFASVRLLRARLIGQLSMLCATALLFAGPAFAQLPTAQQVAGQIRIGWNLGNTMEAICSETAWGNPAATQQLVNSVKAAGFNAIRIPAAWDCHANQQTQTIDSTWMARVKQVVDYAYSQDMYVVLNIHWDGGWLEEHPFYSHQAANNQKQWNYWTQIANTFRNYNERMLFAGTNEVRANYGTPTTEHNTVQQSYNQTFVDAVRATGGNNASRTLIVQTYNTNVQHGLNFFNMPSDSIANRLMVEVHYYDPFQYTLDPEGSCWYWGSPYPPQSDCSWAQESYVDSLFSQVRARWVDNGIPVIIGEYGVEFRSGMNRQSREYYLEYINRAARLNGIKTFYWDNGTANFALFNRSNGSVVDAGALNAIKRGADSGQIIANGTYRVISRHSGKALDVSGRSTADGANVLQWTYGGANNQRWTFTHLGNNTYRITGVQSGKALQVASTSAANGTNVDIRTYTGANNQRWIVSATSGGFYRLSPVSSTGSALDVSGVSSSDGANVHQWGWLNGNNQQWAIQAP
- the recD gene encoding exodeoxyribonuclease V subunit alpha, producing the protein MSAPSLLNALWQSGQLRTLDHALAQSLRRLDPDTPDEVLAAAALASLAVSQGHAGFDPAQPQMLVEAPLPWPEPEAWTRALGTSRWVATPEAADIEAATDAPLVLEHTLEGRGLLYLRRYREYERRLALQLHRIAAHPLPGDAPTPLAPLFAQLFPTSSLLPPAGDKPAGTAGLDDEVARRASAMDGASQRARRADEGAFHEDRQARAAAVALRHALLLVTGGPGTGKTTTITRLLTLLVAQARHAGRAAPRIALAAPTGRAAERMAESVRAAAQTLEAAGIDAGLCAQLPTTGTTLHRLLGTIPDTPRFRHHADHPLPLDVVVVDEASMIDLPLMTKLVEAVPDGARLVLLGDPDQLPSVEAGDVLAGILLAAGDGAHLTAADAEALQPLLGTASAAAVSNVPPAFPARHVHLTRGFRQHDALQLAPLAIAVRTGDATSTLDLLRGATLPGVHFHEDLADPLQVHRDRLLAHWTSLARTDSPAEALRLATRLRLLTAVRDGPQGARSVNARVEAILSGSRLGGSRGRGAGHFHGRLLLITQNSYRHRLFNGDIGICLRDDDGHLVAWFPGEDPSQPRPFHPATLPAHESAFAMTVHKAQGSEFDEVWLLLPERSTRVLSRELVYTGITRARRELHLAGSAGIIEAALARHASRWSGLGWRLGFTDY